The segment GCGGCGGCGACCAGCCTGCGCACCACGCAGACCCTCGTTCGCGGTTTCATGATTCCTCCCCTATGTCCGTTTCGGATTCCGTCCGGTCGTGTCGATCCGGCCGTCCGGAACCACTTGCGCGCAGCGCCTTCTGCAACGCACGATACGGGCCACATGATAATCATTTTCAGTAATGCTCGGTTTCCCACCCCTCGGAGTCGCCCGTGTCGTCCGCCGTGCCCGCATCGCCCCGTCTTCTCGTCGCCGACCATGTGGCCGGTGGTCTACGGGTGTTCGACCTGCCCGACGGCCGGGAGACGGCGTTCCTGCCCGGCCGCCACCCCGCCGAGCACGCCGGATTCCTCGCGCTGCCCGGGGGCCGTACCGCCTTCGTCGACGACCGGGCGGGCGAACTGGTCGTCCTCGACCCGTACGGCCCGGACCGGGGCGGCCCGCTCACCGCGGCGACCGCGCCCGTGGCCGTACCGGCGGAACATCTGGCCGCCGATCCGGCGGGCAGGCGGATCGCCGTGACCACCGGTCTCGGCCGTAACGAGGAACCCTGGAGCGATCTGCTGACCGTCGTCGACCTGGGCGCGGACGGCGGACCGCGCGCGGTGCGGGTGCGGACCAGGACAGGTGAACCGGGGGTCGTTGTCGTACCCCCGCCGGACGGCGCGGACTCCGGGGACACCTGGGTGGTGCTGCGGCAGCGCGAACCGGGGGCGCTGGCGGCGTACTCCTGGCCGGCGCTGGCGGCGGCGCCTCCGTCCTGTCCGCCGGTGGCACCGCTCTGCGGGCTGCCGCTGCCGGACGACGGGCACGGCGACGCCTACGACCCGGTCTCCGGGCGGCTGTTCGCGGCCGCCGGGCAGGTGGTGCACCGGGCGCGCCGGACCGGCGATGCCCTGGTCCCCGAACCGCCGCTGCCCTGGGGCGGTGACGGCCGGGGCTACTATCTGCGGCTGGACCCGGTGCGGCGGACCCTCTGGTCGACCGTACGGGGCGGGCCCGGGGAGCCGGAGCGGTGGCCCGAGTGGACGAACTGCGCCTGGTGGTACGGACTGGGCTCGGGCCTTACCGGCAGGATCCCGCTCGGTCCCGGCCTGGTGTTCCGCCTCGCCGTCGCCGCCCGGCACCTCGCGTTCGCCCGGATCCACCCGGACGGCGACGAGCTGATCCTGCTCCGCCCGGACGGCGGCCGGGTCACGGCCCGCGTCCCGCTCCCCCCGATGGACGGCGCCCCGCGCCCGGGCGCGGCCCCCTGGGACGGCGTCCAGCGGCGGGCCGTCGCCGCGTCGCCCGGACACGATCTGATCGCCGTCACGCGCGGCGGCCACGGGGAAGTTCACCTCGTCGACGCGGCCGCGGGCACTCTTGTCCGTACCCTGACCGTCCCCACCCCCCTGGACGAGGGCGGCCTCCTCACCCTGACGGACCCGGCGGACGGCGCCGAGCGGGACCCGGTGGGCCGCTGACGGCCCGCTTCCGGCGGCCCCGGGGGGCTACCGCAGTCCCAGACAGGGCAGCCAGTCGCGCGAGGCGCCGTGGCCCGTGGTCAGCAGGGCGGCCAGAACTCCCGTCGTACCGCCGAGGAGTCCATGGTGCCAGGACGGCTCGTCCAGTTCGGGGAGCCGGCTCTCCAGATGGCGCAGCAGCCGGGCGCGGAGGGTGGCGGCGGCGGAGAGCCGGGCGTGCCGGGCGAAGGCGTCGGCGACGGCGAGGACACCCGCCGCGCCGTGGCAGAGCGCGAGGCGGTCGGCGGGCAGTTCGCCGTAGAGGTGGTAGTCCGGGTCGTAGGCGTCGGCGAGGGTGGCGAAGGCGGTCACCGCCCAGGCCGCGGTCCGTTCGTCGCCGAGGGCGTCGGCGGCGTCCCACAGGGCCCAGGTGATACCGGGGTTGCCGTAGCACCAGGCCTGCCGGGGGCGGGGGCCGGGGGCGGGCGGGGTGCCGTCGTGTCCGGCACCGTCCCAGCTCCGGACGGACCGGTCGTCGGTGAAGGACTGCCGGACCAGCCAGTCCACGGCGTGCCGCAGGGCGCGGACGAACCGTGGTTCGGGGCCCGTCCGGCGGACGGCGGCGGTCAGGGCCATGGTCAGTCCGGCGACGCCGTGGCCCGTACCGGTGTTGATCCGGCCGTGCAGCCAGTGGAGGTTGGGGTCGTTCTCGTAGCCGCCGGTACGGAGCCGGGGCAGGGCGGCGGAGTCGCAGAGCGCCGCGAGGTGGTCGGCGAGCGGCGCCGGGTGGGCGGTCGCGGCGGTGTACAGGGCGAGCAGGGTGCCCGCGGGTCCGCTGATGAGGTCGTAGTCGGGGAGGGTGACCTTCTCGGTGCGCCAGGGGCGTTGCCCGGCGGTGGTGAGGAGATGGCCGCGGACCCGGTCGGCGAGGCGCAGCAGTGGGGGGTGGAGAGCGGCCGCGTGGTGCAGGCCGACGAGGGTTCCGGCAAGTCCGGAGTCGTACAGCGCGTGGTGGTTGGGGCCGCGGCCGACGGTCGTCGCCCAGGCCGCCACGGCGCGGCGCGCGGCCCCGGTGGGCTCACCGGTGGCGGCGACCAGCGCGGCGAGGACGGGGATACCGGGGTCGCAGGCGACGGCGGAGCCCGGACGGAACTCGTCGAGAAGGCGGACGGCCCGGTGAAGGGCCTGTGGGGAGTCCAGGGGTACGGGGGCAGTCTGAGGGCTCCACGGCATGGGGTGCTCCGTCCTGGGCACGGAGAGCCGCCCGGTCGGTACGGCCGGGCGACTCGGTCGGTCCGGATCGGATCAGCAGAGGCCGATGATGGCGGTGCAGAGCAGGAGCGTGCAGACGCCGATGGTGTCGGACATGTTCTCGGCACCGGAGTCGGCGGTGGTGACGCGCTCGTCCAGCTGGTCGATGAGGGTGTCGAGGTCGGTGATCTCGGTGAGCTCGGCGATGGGCATGGGGTTCTCCTTCGTTTCTCCTAGGGGGTGGTGACCGTCCCGGTGGCCGTCGCACAGGGGGTGCGGGGACCGGGAACGCCTGGGGTGAGCGCGGCGGCGGCGAGCGCGGCCAGCTCATCGGGGTCCCTGGTGGGGGCGAGGGTGAGCAGCAGTTGTCCGGCGACGGCGGCGCCGTAATGGGCGGCGTCGCGCAGGATGAGCCGGTCGGGCCCGGGCAGCATCTCCTCCATCAGCAGATCGTCGCCGGGCACCGTCGCGCACAGCCGTTCGATGAGGGTGATCGCGGTGGGCGAGGTCAGGTCGACGGGCAGGGGTTTGGCCTCGGCGGAGGGCCGGACGAGGACACAGCGCGGCAGTTGTGCGGCGCGGACGAGCGCGGCGAGGGCGCGGGCCCGGGTGAAGTCCCCGTCGCGGGCGGGCCGGAACAGCTCGCGGGGTATCCGCCAGTTCGCCGGGGCGACGACGAGGTCGCCGCCGACGGTCAGCCGAGGAGTGCGGACGGTCTCCGGTGTGCGGGGGTAGGCGGCGGCGAGACCGTCGAGCCGCAGGGAGGCCGAGGCGGCGGGGTGTCCCGCGCGCAGCAGCAGTCCGGCGAGCAGATCGTACGGGGGCAGGGGGACGCGCGTGGCGTGGTGGACCGGCAGGAGGCGTACCCCGTCGGCCTCGGCGATGAATCCGGTGCCGGGGGCGCGGCGCAGCGTGACGCGGTCGAGGGGGAGGTACCGCTGCGGGGGGCCGCCGGGCGGGCAGTACGCGGCGTGGTTCGGATCGCCGGTCCACCAGCGGGTGGTGACGGGCCGTCGGACGGCGTTGGCTGCGCGTTCCCCCGCCGGGGGCAGCAGCAGTTCGACGAAGCGGGTGCCGCTGCGGCGTTCCACCGCCGCGAGGAAGGCGCGGTAGGCGCCGACGGATCCGGGCCGGCCGTGCAGGGTGTGCAGGGCTTCGGCGAACCGGGCGTCGAGGATATGGGCGGCGGACGCGGTTTCGAGGACGGCGACGGGTCCGGCGGGGCCGGGCAGCGGGCGCAGCAGACAGTCCAGCGGCCAGGCGGGCAGGGCGTCGGCGGCGGGTGGTGCGCCGAGGGTGTCGAGGAGGGTGTGTCCGATGTCGACCGTGGTGGCATCCCGGTGGCGGTCGAGATGGGCCAGCAGATGGGCGTAGCCGGAGCCGGGGTCG is part of the Streptomyces qinzhouensis genome and harbors:
- a CDS encoding lanthionine synthetase LanC family protein, with product MPWSPQTAPVPLDSPQALHRAVRLLDEFRPGSAVACDPGIPVLAALVAATGEPTGAARRAVAAWATTVGRGPNHHALYDSGLAGTLVGLHHAAALHPPLLRLADRVRGHLLTTAGQRPWRTEKVTLPDYDLISGPAGTLLALYTAATAHPAPLADHLAALCDSAALPRLRTGGYENDPNLHWLHGRINTGTGHGVAGLTMALTAAVRRTGPEPRFVRALRHAVDWLVRQSFTDDRSVRSWDGAGHDGTPPAPGPRPRQAWCYGNPGITWALWDAADALGDERTAAWAVTAFATLADAYDPDYHLYGELPADRLALCHGAAGVLAVADAFARHARLSAAATLRARLLRHLESRLPELDEPSWHHGLLGGTTGVLAALLTTGHGASRDWLPCLGLR